In Corynebacterium guangdongense, one DNA window encodes the following:
- the recO gene encoding DNA repair protein RecO, whose translation MAGRPSFRDRAVVIRTYDFGEADRVVVLLTRTHGLVRGVAKGVRRAKSRFGSRLQPFVHLDVNLYRGGSLATIAEADTVAYYGAGIIEEYDRYTAASVVLETAERLAYVAAEGDPGLFERVTEALERMQTTTHPTLVLDQFALQAMGAAGWAPQLFDCAQCGRRGPHHAFHPAVGGAACHECRPSGSAEVEEESLHLMWLLAHGHDDDARAIAEATPYLESEAHRLTMAHLQWHLESKITSLKVMDQR comes from the coding sequence GTGGCGGGCCGGCCGTCGTTCCGCGACCGGGCGGTCGTCATCCGCACCTACGACTTCGGCGAGGCCGACCGGGTGGTCGTGCTGCTCACGCGCACCCACGGGCTGGTGCGCGGGGTGGCCAAGGGCGTGCGCCGGGCGAAATCGCGCTTCGGTTCCCGGCTGCAGCCTTTCGTTCACCTCGACGTCAACCTCTACCGGGGGGGCAGCCTCGCCACCATCGCCGAGGCCGACACCGTCGCCTACTACGGCGCGGGCATCATCGAGGAGTACGACCGCTACACCGCCGCGTCGGTGGTCCTGGAGACCGCCGAGCGGCTGGCCTACGTCGCCGCCGAGGGGGATCCCGGCCTGTTCGAGCGGGTGACCGAAGCCCTCGAGCGGATGCAGACCACGACGCATCCGACGCTGGTGCTCGACCAGTTCGCGCTGCAGGCGATGGGCGCCGCGGGCTGGGCCCCGCAGCTCTTCGACTGCGCCCAGTGCGGCAGACGGGGCCCGCACCACGCCTTCCATCCGGCGGTGGGCGGGGCGGCCTGCCACGAGTGTCGGCCGTCGGGAAGCGCGGAGGTGGAGGAGGAGAGCCTGCACCTGATGTGGCTGCTCGCCCACGGCCACGACGACGACGCGCGGGCGATCGCCGAGGCCACCCCGTACCTGGAGAGCGAGGCGCACCGCCTGACGATGGCGCACCTGCAGTGGCACCTCGAGTCGAAGATCACCAGTCTGAAGGTGATGGATCAGCGGTAG
- the era gene encoding GTPase Era: MTSFTDTPEGFRSGFVSFVGRPNTGKSTLTNALVGQKIAITADQPETTRHAIRGLIHREDAQIIVVDTPGLHKPRTLLGERLNETVKDTYADVDVIGLTIPADEKIGPGDRWILDNVREIAPRTPVIGIVTKTDKASRDQVAEQLMALYELLGGGDATVVPVSSVKNEQIDVLLDVIVEKLPEGPKFYPDDHLTDEDMETRISELIREAALGGLREELPHSVAVQVDEMLEDEERDRLNIYAVIYLERSSQQPIIEGRDGRRLGSITHRARKEILELLGRNVYLDLRVKVLKNWQSDPKQLGRLGF; the protein is encoded by the coding sequence GTGACCAGCTTCACGGACACCCCGGAGGGCTTCCGCTCCGGTTTCGTCAGCTTCGTCGGCCGCCCGAACACGGGCAAATCGACGCTGACGAACGCGCTCGTCGGGCAGAAGATCGCCATCACCGCCGACCAGCCGGAAACGACCCGCCACGCCATCCGTGGACTGATCCACCGCGAGGACGCGCAGATCATCGTCGTGGACACACCGGGTCTGCACAAGCCGCGCACGCTGCTGGGCGAGCGCCTCAACGAGACGGTGAAGGACACCTACGCCGACGTCGACGTCATCGGCCTGACCATCCCGGCCGACGAGAAGATCGGCCCGGGCGACCGGTGGATCCTGGACAACGTCCGCGAGATCGCGCCCAGGACACCCGTCATCGGCATCGTCACCAAGACGGACAAGGCCTCCCGGGACCAGGTCGCCGAGCAGCTCATGGCGCTCTACGAGCTCCTCGGCGGGGGCGACGCGACCGTCGTGCCGGTCAGTTCGGTGAAGAACGAGCAGATCGACGTGCTCCTGGACGTCATCGTCGAGAAGCTGCCCGAGGGCCCGAAGTTCTACCCGGACGACCACCTCACCGACGAGGACATGGAGACCCGCATCTCCGAGCTCATCCGCGAGGCGGCCCTCGGCGGTCTGCGGGAGGAGCTGCCGCACTCGGTGGCCGTGCAGGTCGACGAGATGCTCGAGGACGAGGAGCGCGACCGCCTCAACATCTATGCCGTGATCTACCTGGAGCGCTCGAGCCAGCAGCCGATCATCGAGGGCCGGGACGGTCGCCGGCTGGGTTCGATCACCCACCGCGCCCGCAAGGAGATCCTCGAGCTGCTGGGCCGCAACGTGTACCTCGACCTGCGCGTCAAGGTGCTCAAGAACTGGCAGTCGGACCCCAAGCAGCTCGGCCGACTGGGGTTCTAG
- the pdxY gene encoding pyridoxal kinase PdxY has translation MNILSIQSAVAYGHVGNSAAVFPLQRLGHEVWPVYTVNYSNHTGYGSWKGPIISAEDVRAVIEGIGERGQFGEIDAIISGYQGGPDIAGVIVEAVEAVKKENPNALYSCDPVMGNEKSGCFVSEEIPPLLRDTVVPHADIITPNQFELGFLTGVEATDLDSTLAAVEAARAMGPNTVLVTSVLRPERKEGTIEMIVVDDKGRWIVETPMLPFKINGSGDVTSALFAGHYVSSRDGAAALAATASSVYDLLETTYQADSRELKLIDAQDYYAHPRLQFTVREI, from the coding sequence ATGAACATTCTCTCCATCCAGTCCGCCGTCGCCTACGGCCACGTCGGCAACTCCGCGGCCGTGTTCCCCCTGCAGCGCCTGGGGCACGAGGTCTGGCCGGTGTACACGGTCAACTACTCCAACCACACCGGGTACGGCTCCTGGAAGGGTCCGATCATCTCCGCCGAGGACGTGCGGGCGGTCATCGAGGGCATCGGCGAGCGCGGCCAGTTCGGCGAGATCGACGCGATCATCTCCGGCTACCAGGGCGGCCCCGACATCGCCGGCGTCATCGTCGAGGCCGTCGAGGCGGTGAAGAAGGAGAACCCGAACGCGCTGTACTCCTGCGACCCGGTCATGGGCAACGAGAAGTCCGGCTGCTTCGTCTCCGAGGAGATCCCGCCGCTGCTGCGCGACACGGTCGTCCCGCACGCCGACATCATCACCCCCAATCAGTTCGAGCTGGGATTCCTCACCGGCGTGGAGGCCACCGACCTGGACTCCACCCTCGCGGCGGTCGAGGCGGCGCGGGCGATGGGTCCGAACACCGTGCTGGTCACCAGCGTCCTGCGCCCAGAGCGCAAGGAGGGCACCATCGAGATGATCGTCGTCGACGACAAGGGTCGGTGGATCGTCGAGACCCCGATGCTGCCCTTCAAGATCAACGGCTCCGGGGACGTCACCTCCGCGCTCTTCGCCGGTCACTACGTCTCCTCCCGCGACGGCGCGGCCGCGCTCGCGGCCACCGCCTCGAGCGTCTATGACCTGCTGGAGACCACCTACCAGGCGGACTCCCGGGAGCTGAAGCTCATCGACGCCCAGGACTACTACGCGCACCCGCGCCTGCAGTTCACGGTGCGCGAGATCTAG
- a CDS encoding hemolysin family protein has product MEIALPAVVAVVALLFSGLIGTVEAAVTSISRARVEDMVKDEVSGAPALLRVLDRRADHINLLVLLKTLLDATAAVFAALAAQKLIAADAWAITAAIVAVALLSFAVVGVFSRTVGRQNPYSVSLNSARVLSVLRTLLGPIATLLIRVGNVIAPGHGFREGPYATEVELREMVDIAQERGIVEVEERRMIQNIFDLATTTARSVMVPRPEMIWIEADKNAGQATNLLIRSGHSRMPVIGENVDDVLGVVFLKDLVARTYHRTDGGGGVRVGEVLRPATFVPDTKNLDELLHEMQRDNSHMAMLVDEYGGIAGLVTMEDILEEIVGEITDEYDDKEVAPVEKLAGRSYRVVSRLSLEDLSERIEEDLDLEVEYSDEVRDQVDTVAGLLAYELGRVPLPGSSVEVAGLRLTAEGGRDRRGRMKVRSVVVDVLADSAAADDADRVQAAGDRGGGDRGGGEE; this is encoded by the coding sequence ATGGAGATCGCCTTACCCGCGGTCGTCGCGGTCGTCGCCCTGCTGTTCTCCGGGTTGATCGGCACCGTCGAGGCGGCCGTCACCTCGATCTCGCGCGCGCGGGTGGAGGACATGGTCAAGGACGAGGTCTCCGGCGCGCCCGCCCTGCTGCGGGTGCTCGACCGCCGCGCCGACCACATCAACCTCCTGGTGCTGCTCAAGACGCTTCTCGACGCCACCGCCGCCGTCTTCGCCGCCCTGGCCGCCCAGAAGCTCATCGCCGCCGACGCCTGGGCCATCACCGCCGCCATCGTCGCCGTCGCCCTGCTCTCCTTCGCCGTGGTCGGGGTCTTCTCCCGCACGGTGGGGCGCCAGAACCCCTACTCGGTGTCACTGAACTCGGCCCGGGTGCTGTCGGTGCTGCGCACCCTGCTCGGCCCGATCGCCACGCTGCTCATCCGCGTCGGCAACGTCATCGCGCCCGGCCACGGCTTCCGGGAGGGGCCCTACGCCACCGAGGTGGAGCTGCGCGAGATGGTCGACATCGCCCAGGAGCGCGGCATCGTCGAGGTCGAGGAGCGGCGCATGATCCAGAACATCTTCGACCTGGCCACCACCACGGCGCGCAGCGTCATGGTCCCGCGCCCGGAGATGATCTGGATCGAGGCCGACAAGAACGCCGGCCAGGCCACCAACCTGCTCATCCGCTCCGGCCACTCCCGCATGCCCGTCATCGGCGAGAACGTCGACGACGTCCTGGGTGTGGTCTTCCTCAAGGATCTCGTCGCCCGGACCTACCACCGCACCGACGGGGGCGGGGGCGTGCGCGTCGGGGAGGTCCTGCGCCCGGCGACCTTCGTGCCGGACACCAAGAACCTCGATGAGCTGCTCCACGAGATGCAGCGCGACAACTCCCACATGGCGATGCTCGTCGACGAGTACGGCGGCATCGCCGGGCTGGTCACCATGGAGGACATCCTCGAGGAGATCGTCGGCGAGATCACCGACGAATACGACGACAAGGAGGTCGCCCCCGTCGAGAAGCTGGCCGGGCGCAGCTACCGCGTCGTCTCCCGGCTCTCCCTGGAGGATCTCTCCGAGCGCATCGAGGAGGACCTGGACCTGGAGGTCGAGTACTCCGACGAGGTCCGGGACCAGGTCGACACCGTCGCCGGCCTGCTGGCCTACGAACTGGGCCGGGTCCCGTTGCCGGGTTCCTCCGTCGAGGTCGCCGGCCTGCGCCTGACCGCCGAGGGCGGCCGCGATCGGCGGGGCCGGATGAAGGTGCGCAGCGTCGTCGTCGACGTGCTGGCCGACTCGGCGGCGGCCGATGACGCGGATCGCGTCCAGGCCGCCGGGGACCGGGGCGGCGGGGACCGGGGCGGCGGGGAAGAATAG
- the ybeY gene encoding rRNA maturation RNase YbeY — protein MSIEVINESGYDGVNEEMLIDACSYALGQMDVHPDAEVTITCVDEDTIADLHVRWMDLEGPTDVMSFPMDELTPGTGGRPDGPGVGPSMLGDVVLCPSFAERQATAAGHGLGHELALLTIHGTLHLLGYDHATPAEEKEMFALQNELLADWYDDLNRRDVHYQPKPSGPGAFPTAADRAQLDEIVPGGGIPAIGEPVEGAE, from the coding sequence GTGAGCATCGAGGTCATCAACGAGTCCGGTTACGACGGCGTCAACGAGGAAATGCTAATCGATGCCTGCTCCTACGCCCTCGGTCAGATGGACGTCCACCCCGACGCCGAGGTGACCATCACCTGCGTCGACGAGGACACCATCGCCGACCTGCACGTGCGCTGGATGGACCTCGAGGGGCCCACCGACGTCATGAGCTTCCCCATGGACGAGCTGACCCCCGGCACCGGCGGGCGACCCGACGGGCCGGGCGTCGGCCCCTCGATGCTCGGCGACGTCGTGCTCTGCCCCTCCTTCGCCGAGCGCCAGGCCACCGCAGCCGGCCACGGCCTGGGCCACGAGCTGGCGCTGCTGACCATCCACGGCACGCTGCACCTGCTCGGCTACGACCACGCCACCCCGGCGGAGGAGAAGGAGATGTTCGCCCTCCAGAACGAGCTGCTCGCCGACTGGTACGACGACCTCAACCGCCGCGACGTCCACTACCAGCCGAAGCCGAGCGGCCCGGGCGCCTTCCCGACCGCCGCCGACCGCGCCCAGCTCGACGAGATCGTGCCCGGCGGCGGCATCCCCGCTATCGGTGAACCGGTCGAGGGCGCCGAGTAA